A single window of Sphingobium sp. SCG-1 DNA harbors:
- a CDS encoding SWIB/MDM2 domain-containing protein translates to MATSKAPAKEPKKAPAKASAKSKSAGGGQKADGLHRPVQPSPELAAIVGEKPLARSEIVSSLWEYIKKNDLQDPKDRREILADDKLEKVFGKKKVSMFEMNKHISNHVKATA, encoded by the coding sequence ATGGCCACGAGCAAAGCACCCGCGAAGGAACCGAAGAAGGCCCCTGCAAAAGCTTCGGCAAAGTCCAAGTCCGCTGGCGGAGGACAAAAGGCGGATGGCCTGCACCGGCCGGTTCAACCCTCGCCCGAACTTGCAGCCATCGTCGGCGAAAAGCCGCTTGCCCGTTCCGAAATCGTCTCGTCGCTCTGGGAATATATCAAGAAGAACGATCTTCAGGACCCCAAGGACCGCCGGGAGATATTGGCGGACGACAAGCTGGAGAAGGTCTTCGGCAAGAAGAAAGTGTCGATGTTCGAAATGAACAAGCACATCTCCAACCACGTCAAGGCGACCGCCTGA
- the rpsN gene encoding 30S ribosomal protein S14, with the protein MAKLSMVNKNERRKKMVAKYAGKYARLKEMANDERLDESERLIARLKMAEIPRNANPTRVRNRCEMTGRPRSYYRKFRLSRIMLRLLANRGQLPGVIKSSW; encoded by the coding sequence ATGGCAAAGCTCAGCATGGTCAATAAGAACGAGCGACGCAAGAAGATGGTCGCCAAATATGCGGGAAAATACGCGCGCCTAAAAGAGATGGCGAATGACGAGAGGCTGGACGAAAGCGAAAGGCTGATCGCGCGATTGAAGATGGCGGAAATCCCTCGCAACGCAAACCCGACCCGCGTCCGTAATCGGTGCGAGATGACGGGCCGACCGCGCTCCTATTACCGTAAGTTCCGCCTGTCGCGGATCATGCTGCGTCTGCTGGCGAACCGAGGCCAGCTGCCCGGCGTCATCAAGTCGAGCTGGTAG
- a CDS encoding S8 family peptidase — translation MTRSFWGVLRRVALVAWAAALCPAAHANETPRPQRGSLEYRLSWGAGAVRADRAYRAGATGNGVVVAMIDTGLGGPNLFAHLSPASTDLVPRREPDQGQANHGEQTASLLASALDGSGTFGVAYDATLLSIRADRDGSCRTTCSFDPAVLAKAIDYAVDNGARVIGLPLASYRRLPAMEKALEHAVASGALIVAAAGNDGDKEPVWPARYASDPRFADAVIVAGASTATGKLANWSNKAGSAAERYLVAPGQNVIVDCGQRYCSLVSGTSYSVSYVAGAAALLMSQRPDLKAGDVARLLLDGARDLRARGTDAVSGRGVLDIARSLKLAAN, via the coding sequence TTGACCCGTTCGTTTTGGGGCGTGCTTCGGCGCGTTGCTCTGGTCGCGTGGGCCGCCGCCTTGTGCCCGGCTGCGCACGCGAATGAAACCCCGCGCCCGCAGCGCGGCAGTCTGGAATACCGCCTCAGTTGGGGCGCTGGGGCGGTGCGGGCGGACCGCGCCTACCGCGCGGGTGCGACCGGCAATGGCGTCGTCGTCGCCATGATCGACACTGGCCTTGGCGGACCCAATCTGTTCGCGCATCTCTCGCCCGCCTCAACCGACCTCGTGCCAAGGCGCGAACCCGACCAAGGGCAAGCCAATCATGGTGAACAGACCGCATCCCTGCTTGCCAGCGCGCTGGATGGCAGCGGCACCTTCGGCGTGGCCTATGACGCGACGCTGCTGTCGATACGTGCCGACCGCGACGGGTCGTGCCGCACGACGTGCAGCTTCGATCCGGCAGTCCTGGCGAAAGCCATTGACTATGCGGTCGACAATGGCGCGCGCGTGATCGGCCTGCCGCTCGCGTCCTATCGCCGCCTGCCTGCCATGGAAAAGGCGCTGGAACATGCGGTCGCGTCCGGCGCGCTGATCGTCGCAGCAGCCGGGAATGATGGCGACAAGGAACCCGTCTGGCCCGCACGCTATGCCTCCGATCCGCGCTTCGCCGACGCGGTGATCGTTGCGGGGGCGAGCACTGCAACCGGAAAGCTCGCCAACTGGTCGAACAAGGCGGGGTCCGCAGCGGAGCGCTACCTCGTCGCACCGGGCCAGAATGTCATTGTCGATTGCGGGCAACGTTATTGCTCGCTCGTGTCGGGCACGTCCTATTCGGTATCCTATGTGGCCGGAGCAGCGGCATTGCTGATGAGCCAGCGCCCGGACCTGAAAGCGGGCGACGTGGCGCGATTGCTGCTGGACGGCGCGCGCGACCTCCGTGCGCGAGGCACTGACGCGGTGAGCGGGCGGGGCGTTCTCGACATCGCGCGCTCGCTCAAGCTTGCCGCTAATTAG
- a CDS encoding DUF885 domain-containing protein: MDRRQFLATSGAAAISAALIQTKGFAQPAGDAALNAEFEHVFQQSLARSPELTTSLGLDRGPLAAAKSQLSPRTPEKRARDVAQVKASIASLRRFDTPALSPAARLNLEVVLYSLNTQIAATERFGIDSPIRPYRIFQQGGAYFSVPDFLNTAHTINQKPDADAYLARLDQFATVLDQESAMQQAEAAKGLLAPGWSLDLTLGQMRKLRGQPAATSSIVQSLVKRAGAKGIAGDWQAQAASIVEGKVYPALDRQIALIEKLKPTTKPGDGIWRVPNGDAIYAMALNQATTTTMSPDDVHKLGLAQVAEISGQIDAILTSQGYTGGTVGERLAKLNVAPDQLYANTAAGREELIAGLNEGVKAMYAKLPQAFATVPTQPLEIRAVPVEIQDGASNGYYNRASLDGSRPAIYFVNLKDVGDWPKYTLPSLTYHEGVPGHHLQISLAQESRDIPTLRKIGFFSAYSEGWALYAEQLADELKAYTTPLERVGYLQSFLFRATRLVVDTGIHAKQWSREKATDYMVATTGFARPRTQREVERYCTQAGQACSYKVGHMAWSRARAKAQAALGAKFDLKAFHEILKEGAMPLTILERRVDERIAAMTRSA, from the coding sequence GTGGATCGCAGACAATTTCTTGCCACCAGCGGTGCAGCCGCAATCAGCGCTGCGTTGATCCAGACGAAGGGCTTCGCGCAACCCGCTGGAGATGCTGCGCTCAACGCCGAGTTCGAGCATGTCTTCCAGCAGTCGCTGGCGCGTTCGCCTGAACTGACGACATCGCTGGGGCTGGATCGCGGACCGCTTGCCGCAGCGAAAAGCCAGCTGTCGCCACGGACGCCAGAAAAGCGCGCGAGGGATGTCGCGCAAGTGAAGGCGTCGATCGCCAGCCTGCGTCGCTTCGACACGCCTGCCCTGTCTCCTGCGGCGCGGCTCAACCTCGAAGTGGTCTTGTATTCGCTCAATACGCAGATCGCAGCGACCGAACGCTTCGGGATCGACAGCCCTATTCGCCCCTATCGTATCTTCCAGCAGGGCGGCGCATATTTCTCGGTGCCCGACTTCCTCAATACCGCGCACACGATCAACCAGAAGCCGGATGCCGACGCCTATCTGGCGCGGCTCGATCAGTTCGCGACGGTACTCGACCAGGAAAGCGCCATGCAGCAGGCGGAGGCGGCCAAGGGGCTGCTCGCGCCCGGCTGGTCGCTCGACCTGACGCTGGGGCAGATGCGCAAGCTGCGCGGGCAACCCGCCGCCACGTCCAGTATCGTGCAGTCGCTCGTCAAACGCGCGGGGGCGAAGGGCATCGCAGGCGACTGGCAGGCGCAGGCTGCGTCGATCGTCGAGGGCAAGGTCTATCCTGCGCTCGACCGGCAGATCGCATTGATCGAAAAGCTGAAGCCTACGACCAAGCCGGGCGACGGCATCTGGCGCGTGCCCAACGGCGACGCGATCTATGCGATGGCGCTCAATCAGGCGACCACGACCACGATGAGTCCGGACGACGTGCACAAGTTGGGCCTTGCACAGGTTGCGGAGATCAGCGGGCAGATCGACGCGATCCTGACGTCGCAGGGCTATACCGGCGGCACGGTCGGCGAACGCCTTGCCAAGCTCAATGTCGCGCCCGACCAGTTGTATGCGAATACCGCCGCTGGCCGGGAGGAACTGATCGCCGGGCTGAACGAAGGCGTGAAGGCGATGTATGCGAAGCTCCCGCAGGCGTTCGCCACCGTGCCGACACAGCCGCTGGAAATCCGCGCGGTGCCGGTCGAGATTCAGGATGGCGCATCGAACGGCTATTATAATCGCGCGTCATTGGACGGTTCGCGGCCCGCGATCTATTTCGTCAATCTGAAGGACGTGGGCGACTGGCCCAAATATACGCTGCCCTCGCTCACCTATCATGAAGGCGTGCCCGGCCACCATCTCCAGATCAGCCTGGCGCAGGAATCGCGCGACATTCCGACACTGCGCAAGATCGGCTTCTTCTCGGCCTATTCCGAAGGCTGGGCGCTGTATGCCGAGCAGCTTGCCGACGAGTTGAAGGCTTATACGACGCCCTTGGAGCGTGTCGGCTATCTCCAGTCGTTCCTGTTCCGTGCGACAAGGCTAGTCGTCGACACCGGGATACACGCGAAGCAATGGAGCCGCGAGAAAGCGACTGATTACATGGTCGCGACGACGGGCTTCGCGCGTCCGCGCACACAGCGCGAAGTCGAGCGGTACTGCACGCAGGCGGGACAGGCGTGCAGCTACAAGGTCGGACACATGGCGTGGAGCCGTGCGCGGGCGAAGGCGCAGGCGGCACTGGGCGCAAAATTCGATCTCAAGGCATTTCATGAGATCCTGAAGGAAGGCGCTATGCCGCTCACGATCCTGGAACGCCGTGTCGACGAGCGGATCGCTGCGATGACTCGCT
- a CDS encoding Gfo/Idh/MocA family protein translates to MNELLAMEAEGELDGKIGRPRIGFLGVGWIGRHRMQAMIDSGLATAAAVADLSPDNLREALQVAPGATEAESLDALLDMDLDGIVIATPSALHAAQSIEALDRGIAVFCQKPLGRSALEVQAVVDTARKADRLLGVDLSYRFTAGMQAIRDRIGEGALGAVHGVDLVFHNAYGPDKPWFYDPAQSGGGCMMDLGVHLVDLALWALDFPGVVAVDSALFAQGAPLRDRTAQVEDYGVATLRLTTGAVVRIACSWNLHAGQEAVIGAEFHGAQGGAAMRNVGGSFYDFEAHAMQGTSRTLLASGDDPWGGRAAVDWARSLASGGRFDPAAERLVDVATTLDQIYEAAMRPTSST, encoded by the coding sequence ATGAACGAGTTGCTGGCGATGGAAGCTGAGGGCGAACTTGACGGTAAAATCGGACGGCCGCGTATCGGCTTCCTGGGCGTCGGCTGGATCGGGCGGCATCGGATGCAGGCGATGATCGACAGCGGTCTCGCAACTGCGGCGGCGGTTGCGGACCTCAGTCCAGACAACCTCCGCGAAGCCTTGCAGGTCGCGCCCGGAGCAACCGAAGCGGAGTCCCTCGACGCCCTGTTGGACATGGACCTCGACGGCATCGTCATCGCAACGCCCAGCGCCCTGCACGCGGCGCAGTCGATCGAGGCGCTCGATCGCGGCATTGCGGTGTTCTGCCAGAAACCGCTTGGACGTAGCGCCCTCGAAGTGCAGGCCGTTGTCGACACAGCACGAAAGGCAGACCGGCTGTTGGGCGTCGATCTGTCCTATCGCTTCACGGCGGGCATGCAGGCCATTCGCGACCGGATAGGGGAAGGAGCGCTAGGAGCGGTCCACGGCGTCGATCTGGTGTTCCACAATGCCTATGGGCCGGACAAGCCATGGTTCTATGACCCGGCGCAATCGGGCGGCGGGTGCATGATGGACCTTGGCGTGCATCTCGTCGATCTGGCGCTATGGGCGCTCGACTTCCCGGGGGTGGTTGCGGTGGACAGCGCGCTGTTTGCTCAGGGTGCGCCTTTGCGTGACCGCACGGCGCAAGTCGAGGATTATGGGGTAGCGACGCTCCGGCTCACGACGGGAGCCGTTGTTCGCATTGCTTGCTCATGGAACCTGCACGCGGGACAGGAAGCCGTCATCGGCGCCGAGTTTCATGGAGCGCAGGGCGGTGCCGCGATGCGTAATGTCGGCGGCTCCTTCTACGATTTCGAGGCCCATGCGATGCAAGGCACATCGCGCACATTGCTGGCGAGCGGCGATGACCCCTGGGGTGGTCGCGCGGCTGTAGATTGGGCGCGAAGCCTGGCGAGCGGCGGCAGGTTCGATCCAGCGGCGGAACGCCTGGTCGATGTCGCCACCACGCTGGACCAAATTTATGAGGCCGCGATGCGCCCTACCAGCTCGACTTGA
- a CDS encoding MDR/zinc-dependent alcohol dehydrogenase-like family protein, with the protein MMEAAVQTGPGEMEVAMVPIPEPREGQVRVKLEGCGICASNLTPWEGPEWMTFPGEPGNLGHEGWGVIDAVGDGVTGVQVGQRVAALSSRGYAEYDIADAAAVVPLPAALNGLDFPGEPFGCAFNIFRRSDIRAGQTVAIVGIGFLGAILTRLATDAGARVIAISRRPYSLEVARDHGAAEVIPMEDHHAIIEQVKTLTDGRFCDRVIEAVGKQWPLDLAGELVAERGKLIIAGYHQDGPRNVNMWLWNWRGIDVVNAHERDPQVYAQGIRDAIAAITEGRLDPKPLLTHRFPLSRLGEALDAARDRPDGFLKAVVTL; encoded by the coding sequence ATGATGGAAGCCGCCGTGCAAACCGGGCCGGGTGAGATGGAAGTGGCCATGGTGCCGATCCCCGAACCGAGAGAGGGGCAGGTCCGCGTGAAGTTGGAGGGCTGCGGCATTTGCGCGTCGAACCTGACGCCGTGGGAAGGGCCGGAGTGGATGACCTTTCCGGGAGAGCCGGGCAACCTCGGCCATGAAGGCTGGGGTGTGATCGATGCTGTCGGTGATGGCGTGACGGGGGTGCAGGTCGGGCAGCGGGTGGCGGCGCTCTCATCCCGTGGGTATGCGGAGTATGACATTGCCGACGCCGCTGCCGTGGTGCCCTTACCCGCCGCATTGAACGGCTTGGATTTCCCAGGCGAACCGTTCGGGTGCGCGTTCAACATCTTCCGGCGATCGGATATTCGGGCGGGGCAGACTGTCGCGATTGTCGGGATCGGTTTTCTCGGTGCAATCCTGACGCGGCTGGCGACTGACGCCGGTGCGCGTGTCATCGCCATATCGCGGCGGCCCTACTCGCTGGAGGTGGCGCGCGATCATGGTGCGGCGGAAGTAATCCCGATGGAAGACCATCATGCCATCATCGAGCAGGTCAAGACGCTGACGGACGGGCGCTTCTGCGACCGGGTGATCGAAGCGGTTGGCAAGCAGTGGCCGCTCGATCTGGCCGGGGAACTTGTGGCGGAACGCGGCAAGCTCATAATCGCAGGCTATCATCAGGATGGGCCGCGCAACGTCAACATGTGGCTGTGGAACTGGCGCGGCATCGATGTCGTCAACGCGCATGAACGTGATCCGCAAGTCTATGCGCAAGGGATAAGGGACGCCATCGCAGCCATCACGGAGGGCAGGTTAGACCCCAAGCCCCTGCTGACGCACCGTTTTCCGCTTTCGCGTCTGGGCGAGGCGCTGGACGCGGCGCGCGACCGGCCGGATGGGTTCCTCAAGGCGGTGGTGACGCTATGA